A single region of the Elgaria multicarinata webbii isolate HBS135686 ecotype San Diego chromosome 14, rElgMul1.1.pri, whole genome shotgun sequence genome encodes:
- the LOC134408772 gene encoding C-signal-like isoform X1 encodes MAGLGARSVLVTGANRGIGLELVRQFLGKPDPPQWIFACSREPDGERGQELRKLASSHPNLVMVKLDATNHATIKATAAYVAERLKGTGLNVLINNAAIFTGVSLETVDAEDMMNGYNTNVIGPLLVSQAFLPLLRRAAQESTLKGLSCSKAAIINISSSLSSIELVPQNYEKPVISYRCSKAALNMLTKCQSLGYKDNGILCAAVHPGWVKTDMGTQQADLTVDESVRGILSVLSRFRDEHNGAFVSWKGETIPW; translated from the exons ATGGCGGGACTGGGAGCGCGCAGTGTCCTGGTGACCGGAGCCAACCGCGGGATCGGTCTGGAACTGGTTCGGCAGTTCTTGGGCAAGCCCGACCCGCCGCAATGGATCTTCGCCTGCAGCCGGGAGCCGGATGGGGAACGCGGACAG GAATTGAGGAAATTGGCTTCCAGCCACCCAAACCTTGTGATGGTGAAGCTGG ACGCTACAAACCACGCCACCATTAAGGCGACGGCCGCTTACGTGGCGGAGCGGCTGAAAGGCACAGGGCTGAATGTGTTAATAAACAATGCTGCGATTTTTACGGGGGTGTCGCTAGAAACGGTGGACGCCGAAGACATGATGAACGGGTACAACACCAACGTGATTGGGCCGTTGTTAGTGAGCCAG GCTTTCCTGCCTCTGTTAAGGAGGGCAGCCCAGGAAAGCACACTAAAAGGACTCAGCTGCAGCAAGGCAGCCATTATCAACATCTCCTCTTCCTTGAGCTCTATCGAGTTAGTCCCCCAAAACTATGAGAAGCCTGTCATCTCCTACCGCTGCAGCAAG GCTGCCCTCAACATGCTGACAAAGTGCCAGTCTTTGGGTTACAAAGACAACGGGATTTTGTGCGCTGCGGTTCATCCAGGGTGGGTGAAGACAGACATGGGCACCCAGCAG GCTGACCTGACCGTAGATGAGAGCGTGCGAGGGATCCTCAGCGTGCTGTCCAGATTTCGCGACGAGCACAACGGGGCTTTTGTGAGCTGGAAGGGAGAAACGATTCCTTGGTGA
- the LOC134408772 gene encoding C-signal-like isoform X2, whose translation MYKGIDMFPIYVYELRKLASSHPNLVMVKLDATNHATIKATAAYVAERLKGTGLNVLINNAAIFTGVSLETVDAEDMMNGYNTNVIGPLLVSQAFLPLLRRAAQESTLKGLSCSKAAIINISSSLSSIELVPQNYEKPVISYRCSKAALNMLTKCQSLGYKDNGILCAAVHPGWVKTDMGTQQADLTVDESVRGILSVLSRFRDEHNGAFVSWKGETIPW comes from the exons GAATTGAGGAAATTGGCTTCCAGCCACCCAAACCTTGTGATGGTGAAGCTGG ACGCTACAAACCACGCCACCATTAAGGCGACGGCCGCTTACGTGGCGGAGCGGCTGAAAGGCACAGGGCTGAATGTGTTAATAAACAATGCTGCGATTTTTACGGGGGTGTCGCTAGAAACGGTGGACGCCGAAGACATGATGAACGGGTACAACACCAACGTGATTGGGCCGTTGTTAGTGAGCCAG GCTTTCCTGCCTCTGTTAAGGAGGGCAGCCCAGGAAAGCACACTAAAAGGACTCAGCTGCAGCAAGGCAGCCATTATCAACATCTCCTCTTCCTTGAGCTCTATCGAGTTAGTCCCCCAAAACTATGAGAAGCCTGTCATCTCCTACCGCTGCAGCAAG GCTGCCCTCAACATGCTGACAAAGTGCCAGTCTTTGGGTTACAAAGACAACGGGATTTTGTGCGCTGCGGTTCATCCAGGGTGGGTGAAGACAGACATGGGCACCCAGCAG GCTGACCTGACCGTAGATGAGAGCGTGCGAGGGATCCTCAGCGTGCTGTCCAGATTTCGCGACGAGCACAACGGGGCTTTTGTGAGCTGGAAGGGAGAAACGATTCCTTGGTGA